The Gemmatimonadota bacterium genome window below encodes:
- a CDS encoding PD-(D/E)XK nuclease family protein: MLGFPAPGSPDRRGPVRRLLVAPEIGPGREYLGSLARNGSGWIGFRVETPRELAGRLARRSLRRLGLRRLRPLEEPELVDAALDSASAAFPRFRRLAHSVGFRSGVLQAVQALRGGGVSLEEWDRLTAKLGGGRREFIGRILREYEEALTERGAADEAEEARLALAALRSWREAQGGNREGQAGWPVELAAEEVFILSGVVGSGLAGMLLDELRSSGAGLVPAPAVVGYEPPSAVFWRNADRPGALSFVAAPDRLPESGGSAPRLDGPRISLFGAASATDELRSVLRRILEAGLAWDEVEIVAADSKLYGSALHALASGLKIPVTYADGIDASRTRVGRAVKAYLDWIEGGFHARIIHRLIEAGDIRPPGWADKWEATPNPSDLARRFRSLRVGWGRDRHLSQLDIALEDVETEPVGGIPSGGAADPAKERRRRAAQRELHALGSVLRPLVFHAPTPEKTVSAAALAESVRKFLELVPGDRDLDPEVMDKLDTRLLEIGSRLTRKTSLATALAILRRQCDIRVRGPGRSKLLGGGEAGDGGRFGSDDRADGWPAPRTVYGTEAPSRSTGGYLHMSSLAAGGLTGRRAVFLVGFDADSEPGAIGSDSLLSEGDHNELGQWQGGLPRLLSAVQRKAIARFSQAALLAKLSSAESVTLSYRAWDARESRTLSPSPVLLQALRVARRDPALGYRELRHAIGRFACPLPEPADPGSSGRSEAEAAVLDSDDLWLRALTRDGGLLGGDERVRRAFPRLLPGHALFKAREGRPGPAQGVIGELPGLARYLPPERTVSATGLETLGTCPLRYLHRYVLGARPPDDPEFDRVRWLDAPTRGSVLHRVYSETLDQSARTGTDPSDPRFARISGNVLAAALKEAERRVPAPGQGAVARERRALAADVRSFVLLMRGSPRWLHTEFEFGFRSGHGAREVVLQFGETRVPLTGAIDRVDEVEGGLRVIDYKTGQPPAANWAGGDERVFRRGRQLQHALYSYAIEALLGRPVVDAGYLYPTARGQNHPVLFARSELSEIERRLPAMIAAAREGRFVPTDDKGDCRFCDYRSVCRVTVPRDFEVVSPLAAWSHLRKAEGDPSFAGLKSARDGAEEGGFGP, from the coding sequence TTGTTAGGGTTTCCCGCTCCGGGGAGCCCTGATCGGCGCGGGCCGGTTCGCCGGCTTCTCGTCGCTCCCGAAATCGGACCGGGGCGGGAGTACCTCGGGAGCCTCGCGCGAAACGGATCCGGATGGATCGGCTTCCGGGTCGAGACGCCCCGGGAACTCGCCGGACGGCTGGCAAGGAGGTCGCTGCGCAGGCTCGGATTGCGCCGTCTCCGCCCGCTCGAAGAACCGGAACTGGTCGATGCCGCGTTGGACTCGGCCTCCGCCGCCTTTCCCCGCTTCAGGCGCCTCGCCCACAGCGTAGGGTTTCGCTCCGGAGTTCTCCAAGCGGTTCAGGCTCTGCGCGGGGGCGGGGTGAGCCTGGAGGAGTGGGATCGCCTGACCGCAAAGCTGGGCGGAGGCCGCCGCGAGTTCATAGGAAGGATACTGCGCGAGTACGAAGAAGCCCTGACGGAACGCGGAGCTGCGGACGAGGCGGAAGAGGCCCGCCTCGCTCTTGCCGCTCTTCGAAGCTGGCGCGAGGCCCAAGGTGGGAACCGAGAAGGACAGGCGGGGTGGCCCGTCGAGCTTGCCGCCGAAGAGGTCTTCATTCTCTCCGGAGTCGTGGGCTCGGGCCTGGCGGGAATGCTCCTCGACGAACTTCGGTCCAGTGGAGCCGGACTCGTTCCGGCTCCGGCCGTCGTCGGCTACGAGCCGCCCTCGGCGGTGTTTTGGCGGAACGCAGACCGACCGGGAGCGCTCTCCTTTGTCGCTGCGCCCGACAGGCTTCCGGAATCGGGAGGCTCCGCCCCTCGCCTCGACGGCCCCCGTATCTCGCTCTTCGGGGCCGCCTCGGCGACCGACGAGCTGCGCAGCGTCCTCCGCCGAATCCTCGAGGCCGGGCTGGCCTGGGACGAGGTCGAGATCGTAGCGGCCGACTCGAAACTCTACGGATCGGCGTTGCACGCGCTTGCGAGCGGACTGAAGATCCCGGTCACCTACGCAGACGGGATCGATGCTTCGCGCACAAGGGTGGGAAGAGCGGTGAAAGCCTATCTCGACTGGATCGAAGGCGGATTCCACGCCCGGATCATCCATCGACTCATCGAGGCCGGCGACATCCGTCCGCCGGGGTGGGCGGACAAGTGGGAGGCGACCCCGAACCCAAGCGACCTGGCCCGCCGTTTCCGGTCGCTCCGCGTCGGGTGGGGCAGGGACCGCCACCTGTCGCAGCTCGACATCGCCTTGGAGGACGTCGAGACGGAACCGGTTGGCGGTATTCCATCCGGCGGTGCGGCCGATCCGGCCAAGGAGAGGCGGCGCAGGGCGGCGCAGCGGGAGCTCCACGCCCTGGGAAGCGTCCTGCGTCCGCTCGTCTTCCATGCGCCGACCCCGGAAAAGACGGTCAGCGCGGCCGCGCTCGCCGAATCGGTCCGCAAGTTCCTCGAGCTTGTGCCGGGGGACCGCGATCTCGACCCCGAGGTCATGGACAAGTTGGACACGCGCCTGTTGGAGATAGGGAGCCGCCTGACCCGGAAGACCAGCCTCGCGACCGCGCTCGCCATCTTACGCAGGCAGTGCGACATTCGGGTGCGCGGCCCCGGTCGCTCCAAGCTCCTCGGAGGAGGAGAGGCCGGTGACGGGGGACGGTTCGGCAGCGACGACCGCGCCGACGGGTGGCCTGCGCCCCGGACCGTCTACGGCACGGAAGCCCCTTCCCGCTCAACCGGGGGCTACCTCCACATGAGCTCGCTCGCTGCCGGCGGCCTGACAGGTAGGCGCGCGGTCTTCCTGGTGGGGTTCGACGCCGATTCCGAGCCTGGAGCGATCGGCTCGGACAGCCTGCTCAGCGAAGGCGACCACAACGAACTCGGCCAATGGCAGGGCGGGCTTCCCCGGCTGCTTTCGGCTGTCCAGCGCAAGGCGATCGCGCGCTTCTCGCAGGCGGCCCTGCTCGCTAAGCTTTCGAGCGCGGAGAGCGTCACTCTCAGCTACCGAGCTTGGGATGCCCGGGAGTCTCGAACCTTGAGCCCGTCGCCCGTTCTCCTGCAAGCTCTTCGCGTCGCCCGCCGCGACCCCGCGCTCGGCTACAGGGAACTGCGTCACGCCATAGGCCGTTTCGCGTGTCCGCTTCCGGAGCCGGCCGACCCAGGTTCGTCCGGAAGATCGGAGGCCGAAGCCGCCGTGCTGGACTCGGACGACCTCTGGCTGCGAGCGCTAACGCGGGACGGCGGCCTGCTTGGCGGAGACGAGCGCGTCAGAAGGGCCTTCCCGAGACTGCTCCCAGGCCATGCGCTATTCAAGGCGCGAGAGGGCCGACCGGGCCCTGCCCAGGGGGTGATCGGAGAGCTTCCGGGGCTCGCCAGGTATCTGCCGCCCGAGCGCACGGTTTCCGCCACCGGGCTCGAAACCCTTGGAACCTGTCCGCTGCGCTACCTCCATCGCTACGTGCTCGGAGCCCGGCCCCCCGACGATCCCGAGTTCGACCGCGTGCGCTGGCTCGATGCGCCCACTCGCGGGTCGGTCCTGCACCGGGTCTACAGCGAGACTCTCGATCAGTCCGCGAGGACGGGAACCGATCCCTCCGATCCCCGCTTCGCCAGGATTTCTGGGAACGTCCTCGCAGCCGCGCTCAAGGAGGCGGAGCGAAGAGTCCCGGCACCCGGACAAGGTGCGGTCGCTCGTGAACGTCGGGCCCTCGCCGCCGACGTGCGCTCCTTCGTGCTCCTGATGCGCGGGTCCCCGCGCTGGCTCCACACCGAGTTCGAGTTCGGATTCCGGAGCGGGCACGGCGCACGCGAAGTCGTGCTTCAATTCGGAGAGACACGGGTGCCGCTGACCGGAGCGATAGATCGAGTCGACGAGGTCGAAGGAGGTCTGCGCGTCATCGACTACAAGACGGGTCAGCCGCCGGCGGCGAACTGGGCGGGTGGTGACGAGCGCGTCTTCCGAAGGGGACGGCAGCTCCAGCACGCCCTTTACAGCTACGCGATCGAAGCCCTCCTGGGACGCCCTGTGGTCGACGCCGGCTACCTTTATCCGACCGCTCGCGGACAGAATCACCCCGTGCTCTTCGCTCGGAGCGAGCTGAGCGAGATCGAACGCCGTCTGCCCGCGATGATCGCCGCAGCGAGGGAGGGGCGCTTCGTGCCAACCGACGACAAGGGCGACTGTCGCTTCTGCGACTACCGGAGCGTATGCCGCGTAACCGTGCCGCGTGACTTCGAGGTCGTTTCTCCTCTCGCCGCCTGGTCGCATCTCCGCAAGGCCGAGGGCGACCCCAGCTTCGCGGGGCTCAAGTCCGCACGGGACGGGGCCGAGGAAGGTGGATTCGGCCCATGA
- the gyrB gene encoding DNA topoisomerase (ATP-hydrolyzing) subunit B: MTGDRNTQDNQYTAHDIQVLEGIDAVRKRPGMYIGSTSSRGLHHLVYEVVDNAIDEAMAGHCSSISVTVRKDDSVCVIDDGRGVPVGLHPVEGIPGVELVMTTLHAGGKFDKEAYKVSGGLHGVGVSVVNGLSRYLEVEVSRGGRVHHQRYERGVKVTELAEIGDTDVTGTKVTFLPDSEIFTETVFSRETLVTRLRELAFLNRGVKIVFTDERDSADRNVVEDGRTEEAGGTWVESYFYEGGISEYVNFLRGSREPLHETCYFQATRPEAEIELAVQYDKGFTDNTLTFVNNINTHEGGSHLTGLKAALTRTINDYARRNNIFKKGEGLSGGDVREGLTCVLSIRVAEPQFEGQTKTKLGNSEVRGAVETAVNEHLGVFLEENPKAARAIIDKARQAARAREAAQRARDLSRKKSALESGVLPGKLADCSISDPSLSELYLVEGDSAGGSAKQGRDRATQAILPLKGKILNVERARIDKILANVEIGAIIAAIGAGIRDEFELDNVRYQKIVIMTDADVDGAHIRTLLLTFFFRQMPELIEAGYIYIAQPPLYRVHKGKADHYAYSDDERDRYVSRLAGKNGEARKVNVQRYKGLGEMNPDQLWRTTMDPETRTMLQVRIEDGARAARLFDHLMGADVEPRRRFIQENARYVKNLDV; this comes from the coding sequence ATGACCGGTGACCGGAATACGCAGGACAACCAATACACGGCGCACGACATCCAGGTGCTCGAGGGCATCGACGCCGTCCGCAAACGCCCCGGCATGTACATCGGATCGACCTCCAGCCGGGGTCTCCACCATCTTGTGTACGAAGTGGTGGACAACGCCATCGACGAAGCCATGGCGGGCCACTGCTCAAGCATCTCGGTGACGGTGCGGAAAGACGACTCGGTCTGCGTGATCGACGACGGTCGGGGCGTCCCCGTCGGGCTCCATCCCGTCGAGGGAATACCGGGAGTCGAACTGGTCATGACCACGCTTCACGCGGGCGGGAAGTTCGACAAGGAAGCTTACAAGGTGTCGGGCGGCCTTCACGGAGTGGGAGTGAGCGTCGTCAACGGCCTCTCGCGGTACCTGGAGGTCGAGGTGAGCCGCGGCGGTCGCGTCCATCACCAGCGCTACGAGCGCGGCGTCAAGGTCACCGAACTCGCCGAGATCGGCGATACCGATGTCACCGGTACCAAGGTCACTTTCCTGCCGGATTCCGAGATTTTCACCGAGACCGTCTTTTCGCGGGAAACCTTGGTCACGAGGCTGCGCGAGCTCGCCTTCCTCAATCGCGGCGTGAAGATCGTCTTCACCGACGAACGCGACTCGGCGGACCGGAACGTCGTCGAGGACGGCCGGACCGAAGAGGCCGGGGGCACCTGGGTCGAGAGCTACTTCTACGAGGGCGGCATCTCCGAGTACGTGAACTTCCTCAGGGGCAGCCGCGAACCTCTCCACGAAACCTGCTACTTCCAGGCCACTCGTCCGGAGGCGGAAATCGAGCTCGCGGTCCAGTACGACAAGGGCTTCACCGACAACACGCTCACCTTCGTGAACAACATCAACACCCACGAAGGGGGCAGCCACCTGACGGGACTGAAGGCGGCTCTCACCCGGACCATCAACGACTACGCCCGTCGCAACAACATCTTCAAGAAGGGAGAAGGCCTTTCCGGCGGCGACGTGCGCGAGGGGCTCACCTGCGTTCTGAGCATTCGGGTCGCCGAACCGCAGTTCGAGGGGCAGACCAAGACCAAGCTCGGCAACAGCGAAGTGCGCGGAGCGGTGGAGACCGCGGTCAACGAACATCTCGGCGTCTTCCTCGAGGAGAATCCGAAGGCCGCCCGCGCGATCATCGACAAGGCGCGCCAGGCGGCGCGCGCCCGAGAGGCGGCCCAGCGGGCCCGCGACCTCTCACGCAAGAAGAGCGCGCTCGAGAGCGGCGTGCTTCCCGGCAAGCTGGCAGACTGTTCCATTTCCGACCCGTCGCTCAGCGAGCTCTATCTGGTCGAGGGAGATTCCGCTGGAGGCAGCGCGAAGCAGGGACGGGACCGCGCCACGCAGGCCATCCTTCCGTTAAAGGGGAAGATCCTGAACGTGGAGAGGGCTCGCATCGACAAGATCCTCGCGAACGTGGAGATCGGCGCCATCATCGCCGCCATAGGTGCCGGTATCCGCGACGAGTTCGAGCTCGACAACGTCCGCTACCAGAAGATCGTGATCATGACCGACGCCGACGTGGACGGAGCTCACATCCGGACCCTTCTGCTCACCTTCTTCTTCCGTCAGATGCCGGAGCTCATCGAGGCGGGCTACATCTACATCGCCCAGCCGCCTCTCTACCGCGTGCACAAGGGCAAGGCCGACCACTACGCCTACTCCGACGACGAGCGCGACCGCTACGTGAGCAGGCTGGCCGGCAAGAACGGCGAGGCCAGGAAGGTGAACGTCCAGCGCTACAAGGGGCTGGGAGAGATGAATCCGGACCAGCTCTGGCGCACCACCATGGATCCCGAGACCCGGACCATGCTCCAGGTCCGCATCGAGGACGGGGCCCGCGCCGCCCGACTCTTCGACCATCTCATGGGTGCCGACGTGGAACCTCGCCGTCGCTTCATCCAGGAAAACGCCCGTTACGTCAAGAATCTCGACGTGTAG
- a CDS encoding DUF126 domain-containing protein codes for MSVPLGCKVLVGDGAPAAGQVLPVSSPLSLWGGVDAPTGLISDPRHPERGRSVAGTVLVLPEPVGSSSSSAIMLELMREGTAPAAIVLGRPDAILALGVLVGRELGYPPLPVVHAAQAVLAALARHAGTSARVLADGRVVVATP; via the coding sequence ATGAGCGTCCCGCTCGGCTGCAAGGTCCTGGTGGGCGACGGAGCTCCGGCCGCAGGACAAGTCCTCCCGGTGTCCTCTCCTCTCTCCCTCTGGGGCGGCGTGGACGCCCCGACCGGGCTCATCTCCGATCCGCGTCATCCGGAACGCGGACGGTCCGTGGCTGGAACCGTTCTCGTGCTGCCCGAGCCGGTGGGGTCGAGCTCGTCGAGCGCGATCATGCTCGAGCTCATGCGCGAAGGGACGGCTCCCGCCGCGATCGTACTGGGGCGTCCCGACGCCATACTTGCCCTCGGAGTTCTCGTCGGGCGCGAGCTGGGCTACCCGCCTCTTCCCGTGGTGCACGCCGCGCAGGCGGTGCTGGCCGCGCTCGCCCGCCATGCGGGTACGTCCGCCCGGGTCCTGGCGGACGGGCGCGTGGTGGTGGCGACGCCGTGA
- a CDS encoding DUF721 domain-containing protein produces the protein MTRGGRRRGRERGTEGPVEVGALVADMLDRSGLRAQVDRIGVLDAWPSLVGPTIAAVARASGISNGTLFVEVSSSPWLMELNGKRHKLLKLVNRSVPDVPFSRIVFRLSGRGEASAATSKSQRQASARGVKHHDR, from the coding sequence GTGACTAGGGGCGGACGCCGCCGCGGGCGCGAACGGGGAACCGAAGGACCGGTGGAGGTCGGGGCGCTCGTCGCCGACATGCTCGACCGGTCAGGTCTGCGGGCGCAAGTCGATCGCATCGGGGTACTGGATGCGTGGCCGTCTCTGGTGGGCCCGACGATAGCCGCAGTCGCCCGGGCGAGCGGCATCTCGAACGGCACCCTCTTCGTGGAGGTGTCCTCGAGTCCCTGGCTGATGGAGCTCAACGGCAAGAGGCACAAGCTCCTCAAGCTGGTGAACCGATCGGTTCCGGACGTCCCGTTCAGCCGGATCGTCTTCCGGCTCTCGGGGCGCGGCGAAGCCTCGGCGGCCACATCCAAATCTCAACGACAGGCATCCGCTCGCGGAGTGAAGCACCATGACCGGTGA
- a CDS encoding aconitase X catalytic domain-containing protein — MTVSLTVVERGMMEGARGPGTAMAMRVLADAASMLGAKRLVEISSAHIDGCLHHGDGGVEFAERLARGSDGVAVPTTLNVGALDLLQREHVKSDAARADMARRQMDAYVGLGAEPTFTCAPYQIGHLPRRGEQVAWGESNAIAFVNSVLGARTERYGDFLDACCAVTGRAPLYGLHLDENRAAQVVVDLSRIPAEVVASDTFYPVLGTWLGLELGHEVAALAGIPTTVVRDQLKALGAAAASTGAVALFHVVGVTPEAPTLEAACRRPPAELPTVGPTLADLVPALDRLTTAADAEAIDAVAVGSPHFSFEEFRELVRLLAGRRLKLPFFACTARATMAELADGPWLDELRGSGVSVVADTCVVVAPILPEAGRVLMTNSGKFAHYAPSQTGYEVVFGSLAECVESAIAGAVVRDLSSWGG, encoded by the coding sequence ATGACCGTATCGCTCACGGTGGTCGAGCGCGGTATGATGGAGGGTGCGAGGGGGCCGGGCACGGCCATGGCCATGCGGGTTCTGGCCGATGCCGCTTCCATGCTCGGAGCGAAACGGCTGGTCGAAATCTCTTCGGCTCACATAGACGGTTGCCTCCACCACGGGGACGGAGGAGTGGAGTTCGCCGAACGGCTCGCTCGTGGATCGGACGGGGTCGCGGTTCCCACGACGCTCAACGTCGGCGCTCTCGATCTTCTGCAACGCGAGCATGTGAAGTCGGACGCGGCTCGCGCCGACATGGCGCGCCGCCAAATGGACGCCTATGTCGGGCTGGGCGCGGAGCCCACGTTCACTTGCGCACCTTACCAGATCGGACACCTGCCGCGCCGCGGAGAGCAAGTCGCCTGGGGAGAGTCGAACGCGATCGCCTTCGTCAATTCGGTGCTGGGAGCCCGGACCGAGCGCTACGGAGACTTTCTCGACGCCTGCTGCGCGGTCACCGGCCGCGCTCCGCTCTACGGCCTCCACCTCGATGAGAATCGCGCCGCGCAAGTGGTCGTCGATCTTTCTCGCATACCGGCGGAAGTAGTTGCCTCCGACACCTTCTACCCGGTACTGGGAACCTGGCTGGGCCTCGAGTTGGGTCACGAGGTCGCCGCCCTTGCCGGCATTCCCACTACGGTCGTCCGCGACCAGCTCAAGGCGTTGGGGGCGGCGGCGGCGTCGACGGGCGCCGTGGCGCTCTTCCACGTGGTGGGCGTGACACCCGAAGCGCCGACGCTGGAGGCCGCTTGCCGAAGACCTCCGGCGGAGTTGCCGACGGTCGGCCCGACCCTCGCCGACCTGGTTCCGGCCCTGGACCGCCTCACCACGGCAGCCGACGCGGAGGCGATAGACGCCGTCGCGGTCGGAAGTCCGCACTTCTCTTTCGAAGAATTTCGGGAGCTGGTCCGACTCCTCGCCGGACGTCGCCTGAAGCTGCCCTTCTTCGCATGCACCGCGCGAGCCACGATGGCCGAGCTCGCCGACGGGCCCTGGCTCGACGAGCTCCGCGGATCCGGTGTCTCCGTGGTCGCCGACACCTGCGTGGTGGTCGCTCCCATCCTCCCGGAGGCCGGCCGGGTTCTCATGACCAATTCGGGCAAGTTCGCCCACTACGCCCCATCGCAGACCGGCTACGAGGTCGTCTTCGGGTCTCTAGCCGAGTGCGTCGAATCGGCGATCGCCGGCGCGGTCGTACGCGACCTGTCGTCGTGGGGCGGATGA
- the recF gene encoding DNA replication and repair protein RecF (All proteins in this family for which functions are known are DNA-binding proteins that assist the filamentation of RecA onto DNA for the initiation of recombination or recombinational repair.), with product MTLRALTLTDFRNLGRQELEFPSRGVAVIGENAQGKSNLLEAIYYLECLRSFRQARDGQMVAFGAPLFRLEATLDRGGPPRVVAAAYHRRDRLKKASLDGVTQERLTQAVGKVGAVVFSPGDAALVGGGPGVRRRYLDIVLSLSRPGYLSAAQSYRRALAQRNAALRAGDSDPAVSAWNSALAHAGATMIATRLHWTEAWSATFSNYYERISGGSSASMGYRSGLRTFGLAEEADLEISDSSDRLVAVFMEALTDSAERDRRLGSTQVGPHRDELRLKMSSPTDENVIDLHIYGSGGQRRTAALAFRLVEANTIREATGRSPVLLLDDVFAELDEGRSERVLDALEAEEFGQVILTAPKENDVRLPGLERWSIKAGKVAA from the coding sequence CTGACCCTGCGAGCGCTCACGCTCACCGACTTCCGCAACCTCGGCCGCCAGGAGCTGGAGTTCCCGAGCCGGGGCGTCGCCGTCATCGGCGAGAACGCCCAGGGCAAGTCGAATCTTCTGGAGGCGATCTACTATCTGGAGTGTCTTCGCTCTTTTCGCCAGGCCCGAGACGGGCAGATGGTGGCCTTCGGCGCCCCGCTCTTCCGTCTTGAGGCGACCCTCGACCGGGGCGGTCCCCCTCGAGTCGTGGCCGCCGCCTACCACCGTCGGGACCGCCTCAAGAAGGCCTCGCTCGACGGCGTGACGCAGGAACGGCTGACCCAGGCTGTGGGCAAGGTGGGTGCGGTCGTCTTCTCGCCCGGAGACGCGGCCCTGGTCGGTGGCGGCCCCGGGGTGCGCAGACGTTATCTCGACATCGTGCTCTCGCTCAGTCGGCCCGGCTACCTTTCCGCAGCGCAGAGCTACCGGAGAGCCCTGGCCCAGCGGAACGCGGCTCTGCGGGCCGGTGATTCCGACCCCGCCGTTTCCGCCTGGAATTCCGCTCTCGCTCACGCCGGGGCGACCATGATCGCGACCCGGCTGCACTGGACGGAAGCCTGGTCTGCGACCTTCTCCAACTACTACGAACGCATCTCCGGAGGATCGTCCGCATCCATGGGCTACCGTTCCGGACTCAGGACTTTCGGCCTCGCCGAGGAGGCGGACCTCGAGATTTCGGATTCGTCCGACAGGCTCGTCGCCGTCTTCATGGAGGCCCTTACGGATTCCGCCGAGCGCGACCGTCGTCTGGGCTCGACCCAGGTCGGCCCTCATCGCGACGAGCTCCGTCTGAAGATGAGCTCGCCCACCGACGAAAATGTCATCGACCTGCATATCTACGGTTCGGGAGGTCAGCGGAGGACGGCCGCGCTGGCCTTCCGTCTCGTCGAGGCGAACACCATCAGGGAGGCGACGGGCCGCTCCCCGGTTCTCCTGCTCGACGACGTCTTCGCCGAACTGGACGAAGGGCGAAGCGAGCGGGTCCTCGACGCGCTGGAGGCCGAGGAGTTCGGGCAGGTGATTCTGACGGCGCCCAAGGAGAACGACGTACGATTGCCCGGCCTGGAACGCTGGAGCATCAAGGCGGGCAAGGTCGCCGCGTGA
- a CDS encoding glutamine synthetase III — protein MTKTQQGSYTLAAARYQSIEADTPNEALTDIYGRNLFGLDQMRSRLGKSDFRSIQATMNGETSLDPQVAESVALAMKNWAIERGATHYTHWFQPLTGSSAEKHDSFLKPIAGGAAITEFKSSELLQGEPDASSFPSGGLRATFEARGYTAWDPTSPAFLMERPSGAYLCIPSAFLSWAGEALDMKTPLLRSMDALDKQARRALRLFGDENPGPVRPTCGAEQEFFLVDEEFFYRRPDLVASSRTLFGTKPPKGQEMDDHYFGSIPGRILEYMNAVERELYLLGVPATTRHNEVAPGQYEMAPVFEEANQASDHQLITMSTMRNVARRFGLVCLFHEKPFQGVNGSGKHLNWSMSTSNANLLEPGDTPHENRQFLFFCSAVLKAVHRHQDLLRATVAHAGNDHRLGANEAPPAIISAFMGAQLEDIFRQLENAGEATSSKASGLLGTGVRALPEIPKHSGDRNRTSPFAFTGNKFEFRALGSSQNVAFPTTVLNTIAAESLDELCEELEAAVEEGLPLEDGMRVVLSRETRGFRPVIFNGDNYSDEWVVEAEKRGLHNLRTTMDALPIIESEKNKALFDKYNVLSPREVESRYETYTEQYAATVNIEGQTAQHMAQTMFLPAAVEYLKNLVNVIECADEVDLKVRGVNATARTVSDLIDRLVEKIEPLAEENQAAAEMEGTEMANHVRDRVIPAMDEVRDVVDRLERIVPDELWPVPAYRDMLFVR, from the coding sequence ATGACCAAGACGCAACAAGGATCCTACACGCTCGCCGCGGCCCGCTACCAGTCGATTGAGGCGGACACGCCCAACGAGGCTTTGACCGATATTTACGGTCGCAACCTCTTCGGCCTCGACCAGATGCGCAGTCGCCTCGGCAAATCGGACTTCAGGTCCATCCAGGCGACGATGAACGGGGAGACCTCTCTCGACCCGCAGGTCGCGGAGAGCGTGGCGCTCGCCATGAAGAACTGGGCGATCGAGAGAGGGGCGACGCACTACACGCACTGGTTCCAGCCGCTCACCGGATCCTCCGCCGAGAAGCATGACTCCTTCCTGAAGCCCATCGCCGGCGGCGCGGCCATAACCGAATTCAAGAGCAGCGAGCTTCTCCAGGGCGAGCCCGACGCCTCCTCGTTCCCGTCCGGTGGCTTGCGGGCGACCTTCGAGGCTCGGGGCTACACCGCGTGGGATCCGACCTCGCCGGCCTTCCTGATGGAACGGCCGAGCGGCGCCTACCTATGCATCCCGAGCGCCTTTCTGAGCTGGGCCGGGGAAGCCCTCGACATGAAGACGCCGCTCCTCCGGTCGATGGACGCTCTCGACAAGCAGGCCCGGCGGGCGCTGAGGCTCTTCGGAGACGAAAATCCGGGACCGGTGCGCCCCACCTGCGGCGCCGAGCAGGAGTTCTTCCTGGTCGACGAGGAGTTCTTCTACCGCCGCCCCGACCTGGTCGCGTCGTCGCGCACCCTCTTCGGCACCAAGCCTCCGAAGGGGCAGGAGATGGACGACCACTACTTCGGCTCCATCCCCGGTCGCATTCTGGAGTACATGAACGCCGTCGAGCGCGAGCTCTACCTGCTGGGCGTTCCGGCCACCACCCGCCACAACGAGGTCGCACCCGGTCAATACGAGATGGCGCCGGTGTTCGAAGAGGCGAACCAGGCCAGCGATCACCAGCTCATCACCATGTCCACCATGCGCAACGTGGCCCGGCGCTTCGGGCTCGTCTGCCTCTTCCACGAAAAGCCCTTCCAGGGGGTGAACGGATCGGGCAAGCACCTCAACTGGTCGATGAGCACCTCGAACGCGAACCTGCTCGAGCCCGGCGACACTCCGCACGAGAATCGCCAGTTCCTCTTCTTCTGCTCGGCGGTTCTGAAGGCCGTGCACCGCCACCAGGATCTCCTGCGAGCCACGGTCGCTCACGCCGGCAACGACCATCGCCTGGGAGCGAACGAGGCTCCGCCCGCTATCATATCGGCATTCATGGGAGCGCAGCTCGAAGACATCTTCCGCCAGTTGGAGAACGCGGGCGAGGCCACCAGCAGCAAAGCGTCCGGCCTGCTGGGAACAGGGGTGAGGGCGCTGCCCGAGATTCCGAAGCACTCGGGAGACCGCAACCGGACCTCGCCCTTCGCCTTCACGGGTAACAAGTTCGAGTTTCGCGCGCTCGGCTCTTCGCAGAACGTCGCGTTCCCGACTACCGTGCTGAACACCATCGCAGCCGAGTCGCTCGACGAGCTCTGCGAAGAACTGGAGGCCGCGGTCGAGGAGGGCCTTCCGCTCGAAGACGGCATGCGCGTGGTGCTCTCCCGCGAAACGCGAGGCTTCCGTCCCGTGATCTTCAACGGCGACAACTACTCCGACGAGTGGGTGGTCGAGGCGGAGAAGCGCGGCCTCCACAACCTGCGTACCACGATGGACGCCCTGCCGATCATCGAGAGCGAGAAGAACAAGGCGCTCTTCGACAAGTACAACGTGCTCTCGCCGCGCGAGGTCGAGTCGCGCTACGAGACCTACACCGAGCAGTACGCGGCGACGGTCAACATCGAGGGCCAGACCGCGCAGCACATGGCTCAGACCATGTTCCTGCCGGCGGCGGTCGAATACCTCAAGAATCTGGTCAACGTCATCGAGTGCGCCGACGAGGTGGATCTCAAGGTGCGCGGCGTGAACGCCACGGCTCGCACGGTGAGCGATCTCATCGATCGGCTCGTCGAGAAGATCGAGCCTCTGGCCGAGGAGAATCAGGCAGCCGCCGAGATGGAAGGCACCGAGATGGCCAATCACGTCCGCGACAGGGTGATCCCCGCGATGGACGAGGTTCGGGACGTGGTGGACCGCCTGGAGCGCATCGTTCCGGACGAGCTCTGGCCGGTGCCCGCTTACCGCGACATGCTCTTCGTGCGCTAG